ttttaatatctcTACTTCAAGTTGATACGgtttgttgttgtgttttttaaGTTCCCCATCCCAAGTCCTCTCTCCCTTTTATAGATTTGGTTTGATCTTTTTTTGAGTTGATCCTTCGTTAGTTTGGaagtcaaaatttaaatttatatcaaaacacaatttagGGCCCATTTGGTAAGACTATTTAAAggtagttttttgttttgcaattaATAAAATGGTAGCTCCCACACTTGAATTTATAATTTggctaatattttctaaatacagtttttaaaaacaatatcTTATTTTCCTGGTTTAGAACAGGATTTTGAAAATGGCTAAGAGGCTGTTTTCAGGATatagaaaattaatatttttaatgacatagttgtaaataaattgaaaacaatggACCCCACATATTTGTCCAAACTCTTTTAACTCTTAAATTAAGGAGTTTATCATAGAAAGAATTCCCACAtacacttcaaatttgaaacttatcattaatttttttttttttttttaaagtacatgATAAGCTCTATTCCCTTATCattatccacacacacacaaaaagtaaTCTACAAATTCTATACgttactttttgtaaatattttcttttaaatctcaaaaaatagaaatggtctcctaaacaagttttttttttttgtttttttgttttttttttagtattttggaaatttttcttaaaagtgGGAGCAAAActtgtataatataaaaatcattatctaaaaactagtttcaagttcaatttttttaaaattgtttttatattgttttgaaaacaaaaataaaaatcctccTACCAATCAGGCCCTTACATGGCTATGTATTTAAATGAGCATATCacttatttgagtaatattaattgaaattatgtgataagtttttattattataataatctccttaaaagaatgagaaatttgaataataaatttaaaacttaaaaattttagttctatcaagagaaattagaaaaaattataatgcaTGATAGATAGAAATTACttttataaattgtttaatttttagagagaggacaaattatttataataaaatttagagaatataTAATACATTATACTGCatcttaaaataattatatatttctcaTGTTGTCGCATGGGTCTGCTATTAGTAAGTGCTAAATTGCTAATAAGTGGAGCATGAAGCCCTTTTGCATGTTGAGAAGATTTCTCAAAGGGTGTTGATGAAAATGGAAGCTCATAGGACTAACTGCATAATTTTAAACGGGTGGAATGGTACTGGAATAGTTGGTAGACACTTGAAGAATCAGTAGACACTAGAAGGATCATTTGAAAATGATGGTGTGAGGCGGGCCACTATATATGGTTATGTCGATagaaaatgatatcaaaaagTTTTAACTTGTCAGGACAGGACTTCATCTGCAACATTAAgttttttaaaggttttgtgTTTGGGGCTGCAGGTGTTGATCCCCAACGTGGATGGGATCTTGTGTCTGCAGAGAGATTTAATTGTGTTCAATCTTGTATTTATAGGTAACTATGTATCCCTTGGGAATGGGCATATCTGTTAGTGAACAAATTTATCTTATCAAAGAATTAAGACAATACCCAAAAGCCACATTTCTCTACCGAAACAATACTTTGCATGTGAAGTAACACCATCTCTACCAAGTGAGTGTCATAGCATGCATGAGGGTGTACCATATTATGTTATGATCACCCATCATGACCATACATGCATGTACCATTGGGTTGCTTTTGAATCTGTTGATTGAGATCTAACTGGCTTTTGAAGTTGGCACAGGTGATTATGAAATGGTAGTATTTATGTGGTTGCTTCCATCTTGAAGAAGTTTTTCTATGTTCTGTTTCAGAAATTTTGAGGTGATTGATGATAGATTTGTTTTCGGGCAGTATTATCAGAAAACTCAACAATAAGTATTAGACAAAAACTTAATTCTAATGGAAACCACTTGTCAAATATTATCATTTGTCTATGTGAGAAATAATTAGAAGATTTCATAGACTAGTATGTAGATGGGTAATTAGTcaaaggaggaggaggaggaggaaatGGAAGGCAGTCAATACAAGTTATATAGAGAACAGACCATTTAGTACGGAGAACAAGTTATCTAAGTATTTCTCACCTCAACTTGGTCTAGTTTCCTATTATTTTCCACCTCTacttgaagaaggaaaaaattattaaatatgcAGAACTTTTCCCACTTTGTAGTGGCATGAGTGGTTAGGTGTAATATTTTTCCTGACTCTGTGTGTGCGTTTTTCACCTCTActtacaaaagaaacaaaaaatctaaatatGCAGAAATGCTCCTACTTTGTAGCAATGCGAGTAGtgaggtataatttttttttttttggatttgtgggCGTGTCGCGTTCTCCAATCTCATCTAGCTCAAAAAAGGAAGAGATCATCCTCAATAATAATCTTAAGAATTGATTCCACTTTGCCACCTaaattattggtttaaatttaatCCAACACTAAACTTTAAAACTAAGCAATGAGTCACTAATTGATTGATGATTGGCAAAATACTCGACGTTGTTAACAATTTCTGTCAAACGAAAAATTCTGAAATCAAGAAATGTCCAAAAGGTGAATTATGATCTTatgaattttctattaaaattttggattggcAAAAAATTGTTTCATGGCACAAGGAATTTTGCATTAACTATGGGGGCAAAGCACAATTAACCCATAAtcttaaatacataaatatatcAACCAAGTggttgaatgcttggtttatcaTTGGGATCAGGCTATTGATGATAACCATCAAAGCACAGTGGAATaatctttttaatataaaacaTATCCCCTGTCTAACAGAGTATTGAGATAAAATGGACAAATGTAGATGAAGAAGGGATCTCTTTATTAGATTGTAACACTGGAAAAATATACAGAAAAGTTAACTCAGTCACACTGGGGTAAAATTAATTACAAGTGCTTGCCTATGTTACAATCAACATAATCAACCCATCTACAAGAAACCAAAGGACAAGGAGAGATCATTACAAGGAAACAAAACTAGCAGAAAAGTTGTCAATCGATGTTATTCTTGATGTTAAACCCTGCTGTTTTGGGGCAGTGGCAGAGCACCATCAAAGAAATCGCCAAAGTAGCCACGGGGCTCATGTACTAGCTTTGAGATAATGTCTCTCAGTGTGATAACTCCCTCTAGATTCCCATCATTATCAACAACATATATCCGGTGAAACTTCTCAGAATCAAGAAGATGAATCAATTCTTTCATGTGGTCCCTTTTGCACGTGATCATGCCAGTCACTAATGGGCAGTTCTCATGATTTTTCTCTAAGTAACTTCTAACGGCTGTCAGGTAGTTCTTACCCGTGATAGATCTGTTATACATGTCAAATGAGTGCCACAAGTGTCTTATTGATATAACACTGTATGGAGagcctaaatttttttgatgaaattgcATACTTTCCtagcctaatttttttttttttttttttttttttttttttttttttttttcaacaacttCGTATTAATGTTTATTGACTTAAAATGAGAACAAGATTTATGATGCACAAAATAGACTATTAGTCAAATTTATAAGCCAATCATGTACGCAAACAAATGAACTAAATCATGCCGCATATATCAAAGGATCATGGAGGTTGGCTGGTTTTGAGGGTTCCACAAGGACCATGAATATGACTGAGTTTTATTGTTTATGAGCTCCTTCAAAATTTTGGCAATCAATTTTGTTGTAATGTCATTAATTCTAGGGATTGCAAGAGGGCAGGTAGAGTTATCCAAGTAATCCACTTGCTGCCATCACTAATTATTTCCTTTAGAACTTCAAGGATCAAACATAAGACATAACAGTAACAAAAGATGCACAATTTTGGAAATTAGCTCAGCTACAAACCTACAATCATGGTAGATTTCTGGAGCAGTTAGCAAGAACTGAACATCTCTTAAGCTTATATTACCCACTGCCCTGCTACTCCCCTTTTCAATAACAGGAATCCCTccaatcttctttttcctcatcAACTTAAATGCCTGGAGCACCGGTTCATCCTCATGGACCTACATTAAAAATTAATCTTATTAGAGAATTTATTAAGATGTGAACATGCGTCTAGGCTAATCCTCATCCCAATAATTATCAAGTTTCCTGCCCATGAATATCTCTAATAGCTCAAATATCATTGATAAAACATAAAAGACATTTTCTTAGCAAATGACGGCAAGCAATCAAACCCTTTTTCACCACGGAGCTTTTTGGTAGACCAAGTcaggataaaaataaaattgaaaatcctcacaatttatttattttgtgacGAGTGCAGGTTATGGGACAAGAATGCATATTGAGCTAACACACCATCCCAAGAATGTATATAGAGTTAACACACCATAATAAACACTAACAAAGCACACAGCAATTTCTATTTAATCTAGTTACATTGATCTGTTTTTAAAAtcctcacaatatatatatatatatatatatatatatatatagcttaaaGGTTAAATGTATCAACAAAAATACCTTAAAATAAATGCAACTTCCAATTCCAAATATAGATGTATGTTTTAAGATTGATCTCTTAATGCATAAAAACTTTGTATAATTATGGCTTTACAAGCAAAGGTTAAACATTATGGTGAGAATGAACATAACAAACTTAGTATCACAAACATAAACTGAGAAGAGAAATACACCTTGATATTACTATTTGGTGTCATCACTGGAAGTCTGAGCTCAGATAATCTCTTGGTTCCCCAACTTTCAAACCATTGAAGTGCAGCACATTCTGCTAGCATATGAATGACAGCAGATTGTATGATGATGTTTTCAATTTTACCTTCACCCAAATCAACCATAGGAACACTTTTCATTTTATACTTTGAAAGCAGCAAGAGCATAG
The Quercus lobata isolate SW786 chromosome 10, ValleyOak3.0 Primary Assembly, whole genome shotgun sequence DNA segment above includes these coding regions:
- the LOC115965751 gene encoding SNF1-related protein kinase regulatory subunit gamma-1-like; translation: MLLLLSKYKMKSVPMVDLGEGKIENIIIQSAVIHMLAECAALQWFESWGTKRLSELRLPVMTPNSNIKVHEDEPVLQAFKLMRKKKIGGIPVIEKGSSRAVGNISLRDVQFLLTAPEIYHDCRSITGKNYLTAVRSYLEKNHENCPLVTGMITCKRDHMKELIHLLDSEKFHRIYVVDNDGNLEGVITLRDIISKLVHEPRGYFGDFFDGALPLPQNSRV